Proteins encoded in a region of the Rutidosis leptorrhynchoides isolate AG116_Rl617_1_P2 chromosome 9, CSIRO_AGI_Rlap_v1, whole genome shotgun sequence genome:
- the LOC139869293 gene encoding uncharacterized protein: MRCLGFGNRWINWIKACLTSATISVLVNGSPSREFNPERGVRQGDPLSPFFFILAAEGLNVLINRALSSGCFKGVKLGNNDVVDLSGLKINFQKSNLFGIGFEENIVANMAAKFGCKPGNFPSNYLGIPIGVKMHKSNEWQSVVDKFKKHLSD, translated from the exons ATGAGATGTTTGGGCTTCGGTAACCGTTGGATCAATTGGATAAAAGCATGTCTTACTTCAGCCACAATTTCAGTGTTAGTAAACGGTTCACCTTCAAGAGAATTTAATCCTGAACGCGGTGTAAGGCAAGGGGATCCATTGTCTCCTTTCTTCTTCATTTTAGCTGCGGAAGGACTTAATGTCCTCATCAATCGTGCACTTTCCTCGGGCTGTTTCAAAGGAGTAAAATTGGGTAATAATGATGTTGTT GACCTATCGGGgctaaaaattaactttcaaaagagCAACCTCTTTGGTATTGGATTCGAAGAGAACATCGTGGCAAACATGGCGGCTAAGTTTGGCTGTAAACCGGGAAACTTTCCATCTAACTATCTCGGGATTCCAATCGGTGTCAAAATGCACAAATCAAACGAGTGGCAAAGTGTGGTGGATAAATTTAAAAAGCATCTATCGGATTAG
- the LOC139867246 gene encoding uncharacterized protein, with protein MSWLAQSIANSLQINEADHPTTSTDHNSNNQFQSIKQQEFEKSDSENETLISGGGVKEDLSEFTETLARQIWGVASFLAPPPPPPPPPPPLPASHRSPIDRHDDVENSIIEGLESRDEIEVSNSTTFLNNNKDDDDDDDDNDDDQAENVVGVTDEVLQFAMNIAHHPETWLDFPISEQDDEDTDDFEMSDTQWNHATLVERLVPRLAALRIEFCPIHMSESYFWKVYFVLLHSRLNKHDADLLSTPQIVAARTIWMKELQMKTKPRADYLERNTSHTLDSLDDYTTTSSNSPTANVFERTIHSFEPTTHFTVHDKQPVLTQENGSTEGVSDQKVGSSSYIVPVEELDEDEDNWIHENSELDGYDGPNVPVGDEEDISFSDLENDDCILPTRSKII; from the exons ATGTCATGGTTGGCTCAATCAATCGCTAATTCTCTCCAAATCAACGAAGCTGATCATCCCACCACATCAACTGATCATAACAGCAATAACCAATTTCAATCAATTAAACAACAAGAATTTGAAAAATCGGATTCTGAAAATGAAACCCTAATATCAGGAGGAGGTGTAAAAGAAGATCTTTCCGAATTTACAGAAACACTAGCTCGTCAAATCTGGGGTGTCGCTTCTTTCCtcgctccaccaccaccaccaccacctccgcCGCCGCCTCTTCCGGCGAGCCACCGGTCTCCCATCGATCGACATGATGATGTGGAAAATTCAATTATTGAGGGTTTGGAATCTAGAGATGAAATTGAGGTGTCAAATTCGACgacttttttaaataataataaagacgatgatgatgatgatgatgataatgatgacgaTCAAGCGGAAAATGTGGTTGGTGTTACTGATGAAGTATTGCAATTTGCAATGAATATAGCACATCATCCCGAAACTTGGTTAGATTTCCCTATATCTGAACAAGATGATGAAGATACTGATG ATTTTGAAATGTCGGATACTCAATGGAATCATGCAACTTTGGTGGAACGTCTAGTACCGAGATTAGCTGCTTTAAGAATTGAATTTTGTCCGATTCACATGAGCGAGAGTTACTTTTGGAAGGTCTACTTTGTTCTGTTGCATTCTCGACTTAATAAACATGATGCTGATCTTCTATCTACACCTCAA ATAGTTGCAGCCCGGACCATTTGGATGAAGGAGTTACAAATGAAGACCAAACCTCGAGCAGATTATTTAGAGAGAAACACTTCCCACACGTTAGATAGTCTCGATGATTATACCACCACTTCATCGAACTCTCCTACTGCAAACGTGTTTGAAAGAACCATACATTCATTTGAACCTACAACTCATTTCACTGTTCATGATAAACAACCAGTTTTGACCCAAGAAAACGGGTCAACAGAGGGTGTGTCAGATCAGAAAGTGGGTTCTTCTTCTTATATAGTACCCGTTGAGGAATTAGATGAAGATGAGGACAATTGGATCCATGAGAATTCAGAACTAGATGGGTATGATGGGCCCAATGTTCCTGTTGGGGATGAAGAAGACATTTCGTTTAGTGATCTTGAAAATGATGATTGTATATTGCCAACAAGATCCAAGATCATTTGA
- the LOC139866509 gene encoding LOW QUALITY PROTEIN: lecithin-cholesterol acyltransferase-like 1 (The sequence of the model RefSeq protein was modified relative to this genomic sequence to represent the inferred CDS: inserted 1 base in 1 codon): protein MYSMGWCTVTIIMMAITTMVTVYLPTTCVAILNNNNNQKLYPVVLVPGTGGNQLEARLTAEYKGTSWLCNKWYPLKKDDGGWFRLWFDIGVLLAPLTECFAERMTIYYDQDLDDYKNAPGVETRVSQFGSTQSLLYLDPSFKKISSYMEQLVESLQDLGYQDTQTLFGAPYDFRYGLASEGHPSYVGTTFLDNLKQLIENASNSNGGNPVILVTHSLGGLFVLQLLNRNPLSWRQQYIKHFIALSAPWGGTVDEMLTFASGNALGVPLVNPLLVRNEQRCSESNLWLMPRKNNFXKDTPLVVTQDSAYSAWDISRFLVDIGFGQGVHPYETRIEPLVEKLGAPGVPVTCIVGNGVPTAETLYYDENGFDKQPEIMYGDGDGTVNMVSLLALEDEWRDEKNQELKVIKLDGVTHMDIIKDDKSLALIMDEINAINSDISSSSVVSSL, encoded by the exons ATGTACTCTATGGGATGGTGTACGGTAACGATTATAATGATGGCTATAACTACCATGGTGACCGTTTACTTACCGACCACTTGTGTGGCCATattaaacaacaacaataaccagaaATTGTACCCGGTGGTTCTGGTTCCTGGAACCGGTGGGAACCAGCTAGAAGCCCGATTGACCGCAGAGTACAAGGGGACGAGTTGGTTGTGCAACAAGTGGTATCCACTTAAGAAAGACGATGGAGGATGGTTTAGATTGTGGTTCGATATCGGAGTGTTGTTAGCACCATTAACTGAGTGTTTTGCTGAACGAATGACTATTTATTATGACCAAGATTTGGATGATTATAAAAATGCTCCTGGTGTTGAAACTAGGGTGTCTCAATTTGGTTCAACTCAGTCCCTTCTTTACCTTGATCCTTCTTTCAA GAAAATTTCGAGTTACATGGAACAATTAGTGGAGTCTTTACAAGATCTTGGCTACCAAGATACCCAAACTTTGTTCGGAGCTCCTTATGATTTCCGTTACGGCTTAGCATCCGAAGGACATCCTTCCTACGTCGGCACTACATTCCTTGATAACCTAAAGCAGCTAATCGAAAACGCAAGCAACTCAAACGGTGGAAACCCCGTAATTCTCGTTACCCACAGTCTAGGAGGCCTATTCGTCCTACAACTGCTCAACCGTAACCCACTTTCATGGCGTCAACAGTACATAAAACATTTTATTGCACTGTCAGCTCCATGGGGTGGCACGGTTGACGAGATGTTAACATTTGCATCAGGGAACGCACTAGGTGTTCCCTTGGTAAATCCGTTGCTCGTCAGAAATGAGCAACGGTGTTCTGAAAGCAATTTATGGCTCATGCCACGTAAAAACAATT CTAAAGATACACCACTTGTTGTCACTCAAGATTCGGCTTACTCTGCTTGGGACATTTCAAGATTTCTTGTAGATATCGGATTTGGACAAGGCGTGCACCCTTATGAGACAAGAATTGAACCTTTGGTTGAGAAGTTGGGTGCACCGGGTGTGCCGGTTACTTGTATAGTTGGAAATGGGGTCCCTACGGCTGAAACTTTGTATTATGATGAGAATGGGTTCGATAAGCAGCCGGAAATTATGTACGGAGATGGTGATGGAACGGTGAATATGGTAAGCTTGTTGGCTTTAGAAGATGAATGGAGGGATGAAAAGAATCAGGAACTTAAGGTGATTAAACTTGATGGGGTTACTCATATGGATATAATCAAAGATGATAAATCACTTGCTCTGATTATGGATGAAATTAATGCTATAAATTCGGACATTTCTAGCTCATCAGTAGTCTCTAGTTTGTAA